From the genome of Chania multitudinisentens RB-25, one region includes:
- the hybA gene encoding hydrogenase 2 operon protein HybA → MKRRHFLKLASCSALLVGSTPPALAGAENKAPIPGALGMLYDSTLCVGCQACVSKCQQINHSDNPEHGETYAHAGNEATWSNNDKLSPYTNNVIQVWSSGAGTHKDRLEEGYAYIKKQCMHCVDPNCVSVCPVQALRKDPKTGIVHYNPDVCTGCRYCMVGCPFNVPKYDYDNPFGKIHKCELCNQKGIERLDQGGLPGCVEVCPTGAVIFGTREQLLAEAKQRLARKPGESYRFPRQTLQGDDHYEHAIPHYQPHLYGEEEGGGTQVLVLTGVPFEKLGLPPLEPLSTGARSEHVQHSLYKGMVLPLAALVGITFLVQRNTRKEKKEDEHDDA, encoded by the coding sequence GTGAAACGACGTCACTTTCTAAAACTGGCCTCCTGTAGCGCACTCTTGGTGGGCAGTACCCCGCCAGCGTTGGCGGGGGCGGAGAATAAGGCACCGATCCCCGGTGCGTTGGGGATGCTGTACGACTCAACGCTGTGCGTCGGTTGCCAGGCTTGTGTGAGCAAATGTCAGCAAATTAACCACAGCGATAACCCAGAACATGGCGAAACCTATGCCCATGCGGGCAATGAAGCCACCTGGTCGAACAACGACAAACTCAGCCCCTATACCAATAACGTTATTCAGGTGTGGAGCAGCGGCGCAGGCACCCATAAAGATCGGTTGGAAGAGGGTTATGCCTACATCAAGAAACAGTGCATGCACTGTGTTGATCCCAATTGCGTTTCGGTTTGCCCGGTACAAGCGCTGAGGAAAGACCCGAAAACCGGCATTGTGCACTACAACCCGGATGTTTGTACCGGTTGCCGCTACTGCATGGTGGGTTGCCCGTTCAACGTACCGAAATACGACTACGACAACCCGTTCGGCAAAATCCACAAATGTGAACTGTGCAACCAGAAAGGGATTGAGCGCCTGGATCAGGGCGGGCTGCCTGGCTGTGTGGAAGTGTGCCCGACCGGCGCGGTGATCTTCGGTACGCGTGAGCAACTGTTGGCGGAGGCCAAACAGCGCCTGGCACGCAAGCCGGGGGAAAGTTACCGTTTCCCACGCCAGACATTGCAGGGCGATGACCACTACGAACATGCAATCCCGCACTATCAACCGCATCTCTATGGTGAAGAAGAGGGTGGAGGGACACAGGTGCTGGTGCTGACCGGGGTGCCTTTTGAAAAACTGGGCCTGCCGCCGCTGGAACCGCTTTCGACGGGTGCACGTTCCGAACATGTACAGCATTCTCTGTATAAAGGCATGGTATTGCCACTGGCCGCTTTGGTGGGGATCACCTTCCTGGTACAGCGCAACACGCGTAAAGAGAAGAAGGAAGATGAACATGACGACGCATAA
- the hybB gene encoding Ni/Fe-hydrogenase cytochrome b subunit, with protein sequence MTTHKAHPLGGKLVSWPVMLLAPFAVLCALLILKRLVLGLGAVSDLNGGYPWGIWIAFDLLVGTGLACGGWALAWAVYVFNRGEYHPLVRPALLASLFGYTLGGLSITIDVGRYWNLPYFYIPGHFNTSSVLFETAVCMTIYIGVVALEFAPALFERLGWKVSLKWLNKAMFLIIALGALLPAMHQSSMGSLMIAAGIKVHPLWQSYEMLPLFSLLTAGILGFSIVIFEGSLVQAGLRGKGAQETPLFTRMSYIIDVILLLFIVLRFGELLVRNKTGYLWHLDRFALFFWLEIGLMLLPLLLFRWKRNRSDSRLLFIGALSMICGAALWRLNYSLLAYDPGNGYGYFPTASELLISIGFVAIEVCAYILLLRLLPVLPAHQHTHKNNQIEVEHEPTHHH encoded by the coding sequence ATGACGACGCATAAAGCACACCCACTTGGCGGAAAGTTGGTGAGTTGGCCAGTGATGCTGCTAGCTCCCTTTGCGGTGCTGTGTGCCTTGTTGATCCTGAAACGTTTGGTGTTGGGGTTGGGGGCAGTTTCCGATCTGAATGGTGGCTACCCTTGGGGCATCTGGATCGCTTTTGATCTGCTGGTGGGCACCGGTCTGGCCTGTGGCGGTTGGGCGCTGGCCTGGGCGGTGTATGTATTTAACCGTGGCGAATACCATCCGTTGGTGCGCCCGGCGCTGTTGGCCAGCCTGTTCGGTTATACGCTGGGTGGGCTGTCGATCACCATTGACGTCGGTCGCTACTGGAACCTGCCTTACTTTTATATTCCAGGGCATTTCAACACCTCTTCCGTACTGTTTGAAACCGCCGTCTGTATGACGATTTACATCGGCGTGGTGGCGCTGGAGTTTGCCCCGGCGCTGTTTGAACGCCTGGGTTGGAAGGTCTCCCTAAAATGGCTGAATAAGGCCATGTTCCTGATCATTGCATTGGGTGCCTTGTTACCGGCCATGCACCAGTCATCGATGGGGTCGTTGATGATTGCGGCGGGTATCAAGGTGCATCCGCTGTGGCAAAGCTACGAAATGCTGCCGCTGTTTTCATTATTGACGGCGGGCATTCTGGGTTTCTCGATTGTGATCTTCGAAGGTTCGCTGGTGCAGGCGGGGCTACGCGGGAAAGGTGCGCAAGAGACACCGCTGTTTACCCGCATGAGCTACATCATTGATGTCATTCTGCTGCTGTTTATTGTGCTGCGTTTTGGTGAACTGCTCGTGCGCAACAAGACCGGCTATTTGTGGCATCTCGATCGTTTCGCCCTGTTTTTCTGGTTGGAAATCGGCCTGATGTTGTTGCCGCTGCTGCTTTTCCGCTGGAAGCGGAATCGCAGTGATTCACGCCTGCTATTTATCGGGGCGCTAAGCATGATCTGCGGTGCAGCCTTGTGGCGGTTGAATTACTCGCTGCTGGCCTATGATCCCGGCAACGGGTACGGCTATTTCCCAACGGCCAGCGAACTGCTGATCTCCATCGGCTTCGTGGCGATAGAAGTGTGCGCCTACATCCTGTTGCTCAGGTTGTTACCGGTACTGCCTGCACATCAACATACGCATAAAAACAACCAGATAGAGGTAGAGCATGAGCCAACGCATCACCATTGA
- the hybC gene encoding hydrogenase 2 large subunit: MSQRITIDPVTRIEGHLRIDCEIEDGKVVKAWSSGTMWRGMEEIVKGNDPRDAWMIVQRICGVCTTIHALGSVRAVENALGMEVPVNAQYIRNIITAAHSIHDHIVHFYQLSALDWVDVTSALQADPQKAADLLSGLSSWPLNSAAEFSRVQQKIKDLVASGQLGIFANGYWGHPAMALPPEVNLIAVAHYLQALECQRDANRVVAILGGKTPHIQNLAVGGVANPINLDAPSVLNLERLMYLKTFIDRLGDFIEQVYLVDSAVIAAHYPGWLALGKGADCYLCVPELPIDRKGDTFLMPGGYLDNGTFRPIASQRDEYLVNGIQESGKHAWYQDDQPLAPWEGLTRPHYTGWQEDGKYSWVKSPTFYGKAVEMGPLAWLMCTLQAEHPPTQKYFARASGAYQVLTGNPLSAEQLPSTLGRIVGRTVHACVLHETLGQQWQALVENIGKGDHETFIRPNIPLTGEIRGVGFIEAPRGSLSHWVVIKDGKIANYQTVVPSTWNAGPRNHNDEPGPYERSLVGTPVADPAKPLEVVRTIHSFDPCMSCAVHIVDTTGNEVTRVKVL, encoded by the coding sequence ATGAGCCAACGCATCACCATTGATCCCGTTACCCGTATTGAGGGGCATTTACGGATTGACTGCGAAATTGAAGACGGCAAGGTGGTTAAAGCCTGGTCTTCCGGCACCATGTGGCGCGGCATGGAAGAGATTGTTAAAGGCAACGATCCCCGCGATGCCTGGATGATTGTTCAGCGGATTTGCGGGGTATGTACCACTATCCATGCTTTGGGGTCGGTGCGTGCGGTAGAAAATGCCCTGGGGATGGAGGTGCCGGTCAATGCGCAGTATATCCGCAATATTATTACGGCGGCTCACAGCATCCACGATCACATTGTGCATTTTTATCAGCTCTCTGCGCTGGATTGGGTTGATGTCACTTCCGCGTTGCAAGCCGATCCGCAAAAAGCCGCTGATTTACTGAGTGGCCTGTCAAGCTGGCCACTCAACAGCGCCGCTGAATTCAGCCGGGTACAGCAGAAGATTAAAGATCTGGTTGCCAGTGGCCAGCTTGGCATCTTTGCCAATGGCTATTGGGGGCATCCGGCAATGGCGCTGCCGCCGGAGGTGAATCTGATCGCGGTCGCTCACTACTTACAGGCATTGGAATGCCAGCGTGATGCTAACCGGGTGGTGGCGATACTGGGGGGGAAAACGCCGCATATTCAAAATCTGGCGGTGGGCGGCGTAGCTAACCCGATCAATCTGGATGCGCCTAGCGTGCTGAACCTTGAACGCCTGATGTACCTGAAAACCTTTATCGATCGCCTCGGTGACTTTATCGAGCAGGTGTATCTGGTGGACAGCGCGGTGATCGCGGCGCATTACCCTGGCTGGTTGGCGTTGGGCAAAGGGGCTGACTGCTATCTTTGTGTGCCGGAGCTGCCGATTGACCGTAAAGGTGACACCTTCCTGATGCCCGGCGGCTACCTGGATAACGGCACGTTTCGTCCGATTGCCAGCCAGCGCGATGAGTATCTGGTGAATGGGATTCAGGAGAGCGGTAAACATGCCTGGTATCAGGACGACCAACCGTTAGCCCCGTGGGAAGGGCTGACTCGCCCGCATTACACCGGTTGGCAAGAGGATGGCAAGTATTCCTGGGTGAAATCCCCCACCTTTTACGGCAAAGCGGTGGAGATGGGGCCATTAGCCTGGTTGATGTGCACCCTGCAAGCGGAGCATCCGCCAACGCAGAAATACTTTGCGCGCGCCAGCGGCGCCTATCAGGTGCTAACGGGCAATCCATTGAGCGCGGAACAGCTGCCATCAACATTAGGCCGGATTGTCGGGCGCACGGTGCATGCCTGTGTGCTGCATGAGACTTTGGGCCAACAGTGGCAGGCGTTGGTGGAAAATATCGGTAAAGGCGATCATGAAACCTTTATCCGGCCCAATATTCCATTGACCGGCGAAATTCGCGGCGTTGGTTTTATCGAAGCACCGCGCGGTTCGCTGTCTCATTGGGTGGTGATCAAGGATGGCAAGATCGCCAATTATCAGACGGTAGTGCCTTCCACCTGGAATGCCGGGCCAAGGAACCATAATGATGAACCCGGCCCTTACGAGCGTTCGCTGGTGGGCACCCCGGTGGCCGATCCAGCCAAACCGCTGGAGGTGGTGAGAACCATTCATTCCTTCGATCCCTGCATGTCTTGTGCCGTGCATATCGTGGATACCACGGGTAATGAAGTGACGAGAGTCAAGGTGTTGTAA
- a CDS encoding HyaD/HybD family hydrogenase maturation endopeptidase — MRILVLGIGNLLLSDEAVGVRIVEALEQRFALPACVEVLDGGTSGMELMETMADRDHLIVADAVLTGHAPGSVVVLHDEEIPALFTRKVSPHQLGLSDVLMALRLTGEFPRRLTLIGVVPASLEPGIGLTPLITQAIESALAQVLVALQLSGVPIVLKEAANAQCD; from the coding sequence ATGCGTATTTTGGTGTTGGGTATCGGCAATCTGTTATTGAGCGATGAAGCGGTCGGCGTGCGCATCGTTGAAGCCCTGGAACAGCGCTTTGCACTACCAGCCTGCGTTGAGGTGTTGGACGGCGGCACTTCCGGGATGGAGCTGATGGAAACCATGGCCGATCGAGACCATCTGATCGTGGCTGATGCGGTGCTGACCGGCCACGCACCTGGCAGCGTGGTGGTGTTGCACGATGAAGAAATCCCCGCGCTGTTTACCCGCAAGGTTTCTCCACATCAGTTGGGGTTATCGGATGTGTTGATGGCGCTGCGTTTAACCGGGGAATTCCCCCGGCGCTTGACGTTGATTGGCGTGGTGCCAGCCTCGCTGGAGCCGGGAATTGGTCTGACTCCGCTGATTACTCAGGCGATTGAGTCAGCATTGGCGCAGGTGTTGGTGGCACTGCAACTCAGCGGCGTACCGATTGTGTTAAAGGAGGCCGCCAATGCCCAATGTGATTAG
- the hybE gene encoding hydrogenase-2 assembly chaperone, whose amino-acid sequence MPNVISGFQTNPAPRLEAAFQAIAAASMRELPFFHPQMPIRACGFQLFEQQWIGCMLTPWMLSLMVLPGPQQQWAPCRVGEKLALALPCGNVNFTHGHIDDCGHYLACSLMSPLENSLGAEQAQALAENSVRMVLSLPVVDNSIPSNPGRRALFRLPRGN is encoded by the coding sequence ATGCCCAATGTGATTAGCGGTTTTCAAACCAATCCGGCCCCACGCTTGGAAGCCGCGTTTCAGGCGATCGCTGCCGCTAGTATGCGCGAACTGCCCTTTTTTCATCCACAGATGCCGATTCGCGCCTGTGGTTTTCAACTGTTTGAACAGCAATGGATCGGCTGCATGCTCACACCCTGGATGCTCAGCCTGATGGTGCTTCCTGGTCCGCAGCAGCAGTGGGCACCCTGTAGGGTCGGAGAAAAATTGGCGCTGGCGCTGCCCTGCGGCAACGTTAATTTTACCCATGGGCACATTGATGACTGCGGGCACTATCTGGCCTGTTCGCTGATGTCGCCGCTGGAAAACTCGCTGGGCGCAGAACAGGCGCAGGCATTGGCGGAAAACAGCGTCCGCATGGTGCTGTCGTTACCGGTGGTAGACAACAGTATTCCAAGCAATCCAGGGCGGCGTGCGCTGTTTCGGCTGCCACGGGGGAACTGA
- the hypA gene encoding hydrogenase maturation nickel metallochaperone HypA has protein sequence MHEISLCLSTIELIEQQARQHGARRVTAVWLEIGALSCIEEHALRFSFASASRRTLAEGCQLHLSVQPARAWCWDCSASIVIERHNEACPHCGSHVLRIESGESLRLKQLEVE, from the coding sequence ATGCATGAAATCAGCCTGTGCCTGAGTACGATAGAACTGATTGAGCAACAGGCCAGGCAGCACGGTGCCCGGCGGGTAACGGCGGTTTGGCTGGAGATCGGCGCGCTGTCTTGTATTGAAGAACATGCCCTGCGTTTCAGCTTTGCCAGCGCCAGCCGCCGGACGCTGGCAGAAGGTTGCCAACTGCATCTGAGTGTGCAACCGGCGCGCGCCTGGTGTTGGGATTGCAGCGCCAGCATCGTGATTGAGCGGCATAACGAGGCCTGCCCACACTGTGGCAGCCATGTTCTGCGCATTGAGAGCGGCGAGAGCCTACGATTAAAACAATTAGAAGTGGAATGA